The Mangrovibacterium diazotrophicum DNA window TTCCGGATCAGATCCTAAAATATCTTTTACACGGCTCGATTTCAACGGAAACTCCGGGTCGAAAGCAAAGGAAGTTTTTGCAAGTGGAGTCCCGTCGACATAGTACACGCCGTCTTTGACTAATCTTTTAAAATGCGGGTTTGCCGGGATAATCAAAACCCTTGATTTCCCTTCCGTTTTTTGCTGGCTGATCAGTTCTTCGTAGACATTTCCACGCAGAACAGAATCCAGTTTTTTATATATAAAATCCGGTTTCAGCAGCAGAAGTTTTTGAGTAATTTCTTCGATTTTGGCAACCGAATCGTCGGCGGACATCGACCGCGTGTCAGCAGCAATAATCAATAAATCTGCATCTCCTGACCCGGTCACCTCCGTCTCGATCAAGACCTTCAATCCATATTGAAGGCCAATTCCCCCAACTTCGGCAGCTCCCGTGAAATCATCTGCAATAACTGCTATCATCGTCTTTATTTTATTGATTTTGATAGAGCTTAATTGCGTAATCCATCGCAAACACAAGGGCATCAGGGCTGGCAATGCCTTTTCCGGCAATTTCAAACGCTGTTCCGTGATCGACAGATGTACGGATAATTGGCAATCCAAGCGTAATGTTAACACCTTTCACGCTCTTCATGGCTTGCTTTTCTTCGTCCCAAATAAAGCCAACAAGCTTGAATGGGATGTGTCCCTGGTCGTGGTACATGGCCACACAACCATCGAAACTTCCGCCATTGGCCAAGGCGAACAAGGTATCCGGCGGATAAGGGCCGGCAACCTGGATTCCGAGGTGTTTTGCCTCGTTGATGGCCGGCAGTATTTCTTCCGTCTCTTCGCTTCCGAACAAACCTCCGTCGCCCGCATGCGGGTTCAGACCGGCAACACCGATCCGGGGATTTGCAATACCGATTCGCTTTAATGCGTCGTTTGTCAAGCGGATGACATCCAACACACGCTGTTTTTTAACCAAATCGCAGGCCTGGCGCAGCGAAACATGCGTGCTCACATGCGTCACTTTGATTTTCTCATCGGCCAGCAACATGGTGTATTTTTCGGTTCCGGTGAAATGGGCATAAATTTCAGTGTGTCCCGAAAAATGGTGGCCAGCCAGGTTGATCGCTTCTTTGTGAATTGGCCCGGTAACCGTGCCGTCAACATCACCATTCATCGCCAATTCAATGGCTTTGCGAACCGCTCTAAAAGCCAGATCGCCGGCCTCTGCGGTCACTTTCCCGTGTGTAATCTTACTCTTGTCGACCGGAATGTCGTAAATATCGATGGTACCAAAACTCAGTTTGGCTTCTTTTACATCTTTAATCGGGTTGATTTTCAAATCAACTCCTGTCAGCTTAATGGCTTCTTCCATTACTTCAACATTGCCCACCAAAAGCGGAAGGCATTTGTCGAAAACAGTTGGATCAGCAAAAGCTTTTGCAGCGATCTCCGGACCAATCCCTGCCGGATCGCCCATGGTTACTGCTAATATGATTTTATCTTTCATCGTGTTCGTTCTTAAAGATTTAAATTACTCAAGAAGGCTTTCACTTCTTTTCGGTAGTCTGCCTCCACCCCATTTTCCATGCGGTAAATCGGCGGCATAACCTGTGTTCCGCACAACCCTTGTTCGTCCATAATCACTTTCAGGGCAGCCAATGACTCGCCCAGCGTGCGTCCTTTTTGGTACAGTGCTCCCAGGTTGTTCGTTAGTTGTTGTAATTGTTCAACCTGCTCCCAATTGCCGTTTAGCGCATTCGCATACAAATCGGCATACAATTTTGGGGTAAAGTTTCCGGTGCTCGGTACAATGCCGTCCGAACCGTTTTTTAAAGCATAACCGGACATGGCTGCCCAACCAATCAGGTGAACAAAATCTTCGCGGTCGCGCCACAAATCCAAAGCCTGATCCAGACGTTTTTCATCGCGTTCTGAATCTTTCAATCCCACCACGTTCGGGTGATAGCTCAGCTTTTCTATAATATCGAGCGGGATAGAATAGCCGGTAGTAGCAGTAATGTTGTAAAAGATGAGCGGAGCCGGACTGGCGTCGGCCAGTTGCTCGCAAAAGCGGGCAGCCTGTGCATCGGTCAGCGGGTAGTATGAGGGCACGTTTGCCACAACCACATCAGCTCCCATATCGGCAAAACATTTGGCCATTTCAATGGATTCGGGCAGGCAATTCGACGAGATTCCGGCATAAACAACCGCTTTGCCTTTCGCCACTTCAACGGTCGCTTCAACCAAATCTTTCTTCTGCTGAAAAGACAGAGAGCTTGCCTCGCCAGTCGTTCCTGCGATAAACGGCGCAACGTTGTAATTTAAGAAGTTGCCCACAATCCACTTCACCGCTTCCTGGTCAACAGTCAAATCATCCTTCAGCGGCGATATCATCGGCACAATGACTCCTTTATATGGGTTGTTCTTTTTCATCGTTATTTAGTAGTTTCTTTTCGGTTTTTCTTAATTAGTAAGCTTTTCTGTAAATCTCCAATGCGTCATCAAAACTAATTTCGCGCACATTATTTCGCAGCAAGCGCTGTACTTTCAGTGCTGAAGTAGCAATATCTTCCAAAGCGGCTTCCGGTATCTCCAAAGCAGAAAGCTTTAAAGGAATATTCAAATCGACAATCCAGTTTTTGATGGCCTCAATCCCTTTCGCGGCATATTCTTCATCCGAAGAGCAGGCTTCTACTCCAATCGTTTTGGCAATAATGGCAAAACGCTCAGTTGCAGCAGGAAGGTTGTATTCGAGTACATAAGGTAGCATCACGGCGTTCGACAAACCGTGTGCAATTTTGTACTTACTTCCCAGCGGATAAGCCAACGCATGCACCGCAGCCGTATTTACCGGGCCAAGGCACATTCCGCCATAAACACTTCCCAAAGCAACAGCCGCCCGGGCCTCCAAATCGTCTCCCTGATCGTAAGCTTTTTTCAGATTCTTAAAAATCAGCTGCATGCCGTCCAGCGCAAAACGATCGATAACCGGATGTGCGAAACGGTTGATAAATGCTTCGAGGCAGTGCGTAAAAGCGTCAATCCCGGTAAAAGCAGTCACTGCCGGCGGAACACCAACAGTCAGCAACGGATCAATATAAGCAGCATCAGGCATCAAAAACGGGCTGATGACACCTTTCTTTTCATTGTCGGTTGTATCGAGGAAAATGGCATTCGGAGAAACCTCGCTACCTGTTCCGGCAGTTGTTGGCAAGCAGGCCAAATAAGTTGACCGGCCTTTCAGGTTTCCAATACCAATAATTTCGGATGTTGTTTGTGTGTTTTCCAATTGGGCAGCAATGAATTTTGCCGCGTCCAATACGCTCCCTCCGCCAATACCGGCAACAGCGTCGGTTTTAAATTCTCGCGCTTCGGCCAGGATTCCTTCAACTTCTGCGAAACTTGGCTCAGCTGCAATCTGCTCATTCACTTGAACCAGAATACCGGCTTGTCCTAGTTGATCGAAGTAAGCCTGCAAAAGTGGGCGCACCACCGGAATGCTCAACACAAAAAGGCGTTGGTATCCTTTTTTGACAAAATCTTCAAAAAATTGCGCTAAGCTCCCGTCTCCGATAACCAATTGTGAGGGAGTATTTAATTTGATTAGCTCCATTAATTTCTTTCTTATTTGATTCTATAATCTTCGAAGATGTGATTATTCGAACCACCGAAAGGATGTATTGAGGCATAGCACCAACATCATCTTCTAAGACAGGTCGAAGATAATGTAAACGTTTACATTATCCAAATTAAAACAAAAAAATAATGCCGCTTATTTAAAGGACATTATTCAATGTAAACGATTTTCACGCTAGCAGGAATGTCGTACTTTCAATTCCGAATTCAGTGTCATGTGGATACACGGCCGTTTGGGATCTTTGATCCGCTGAATGAGCAACTCACCAGCACGCTTGCCAATTTCGTAGGCTGGTTGGCGCACGGCAGTCAACGGTGGATTCAGGGCATTGGACCAATTCATGTCATCAAAACCGAGCACGGCAATATCTTTTGGTATCTGAAGCTTTCTTCCGTTAATAACTTCCAATGCCCCTAAAGTAATCAGATTGTTACCGGTAAACAGGGCATCCGGCGGGTTCTTCATATTCAACAGCTTTTCGGTAACCTGCATACCACTTGCATAACTTGAGTCGCCTTGAATGATCAGGTTTTCATCCAGTTCCAAACCGTGATCCTGCATGGCATTGCGATAGCCTTCCAAGCGAAGCCGACTTGAAGGAATCGTTGGCAAACCACCAATGTGGGCAATCCGTTTGTAGCCTTTTTCAATCATGAAACTCACAGCCTGGTAGGCACTTTCCAGGTTATTCACCCAAACCACGTCAACGTCCATCCCTTTCAAACCACGGTCGACACAGACTACCGGCAAACCGTTACGAACGATTTTCTTCACCCGCTGGTCATCTTCATGAGCCGGTGCCGCAATCAAACCGTCAATCGCTTCCGATTCCAGGATCTCCAGGTACATTGCTTCTTTCTTTTCGTCCTGGCTGAAATTACACATAATGATCACGTAATTATTTTGGTAGGCGACATCTTCGATTCCACGTAAAACATCAACATAGAACGGGTTCTGAATGTCAGGAATGAGCACACCCAGCAAATTGCCGGCTCCGCTTTTCGAGCGCAAGCGCTTGGCTACCCGACTGGGCTGGTATTTGAGCTCCTTAATGGCTTTCAGAATTTTCATCCGGGTTTCTTCATTCACACTTTCGCTATTATTCAGTACCCGGGAAACAGTAGCTATAGAAACACCCGCCCGCTTGGCGACTTCATTCATACTTGCCATAAGATCAATTCAATTTGAAGTTTAAATACACTTTGATTTTCCTAATGTAGAAAAAATCTTCGCAAATGTAAACGATTTCATGAAGATAGTTGTAATTTTCCTGAGTTTTTCTGAGATGAGCCATTGTTGCTGCCTCTAAAACATAAAACCTGATTTTTCATTATCTATTCAATAAACTAATAAACATGAAGTATTTCGCTTATTTATGCTTACTGACCATCTTCACCGCCTGCTCGTCGGGCAGCAAGCCTAAAGTTGAAGAATCCCCTGAACCCGTAAAATGGAGCATCAAAATGGCCGACGCCGTGATGACCCGCAGTGACAGCCTCGGTTATTACAATGGCCGTACCCGTCGTGGTTGGTCGTACGATGTTGCTCTGCTGGGAATGGCCATCGACAAACTGGGGAACATCGATCCCAAATATTCGGCCTACATGAAAACAGATATCGACGCAATGGTCGACGAAAACGGCAATGTGGCCCGCTACGATTCGACAAAATTCAATATCGACTATGTGAACCCGGCCAAAAACCTCCTGATTTTGTGGGAGAAAACAGGAGACGAAAAATACAAAAAAGCGGTTGGCCAGTTTGTTCGTCAAATGGAAAACCACCCGAAAACAAAAACAGGCGGATACTGGCACAAAAAGATCTACCCCTGGCAAATTTGGTTGGATGGTGTTTACATGGGCATGCCTTTCCTGACTGAATATGCCAAAGATTTTAACGATCCTCGCTGGTTTGATGTGGCTACCCACGAAATCATCCTGGTGCATGAAAAAACCTTAGACCCGACAACAGGCCTTTTATATCATGCCTGGGACGAGAGTAAAGAGCAAAAGTGGGCTAACCCGGAAACCGGCCAGTCGCCGCACTTCTGGAGTCGCGCGATGGGCTGGTATGTAATGGCTATTGTTGATGTACTGGATTATCTGCCGGAAGATCATAAAGACCGGGCTGAGATTATCAAGATACTGCAGGAAACCTGCGATGCACTGCTAAAAGTTCGCGATCCGAAATCGGGCGCCTGGTACCAGGTGTTGGATCAGGGTGGTCGAGAAGGAAACTACCTGGAAGGCTCGGGAACGGCGATGTACATTTACGCTTTTGCCAAAGGTGCAAAGAAAGGCTATCTCGATCCGAAATACAAAGAAATCGCTGCTGATGCTTTCGACGATATGGTGAAAACCTTCATTGTAACCGGCGATGACGGATTACCGAACATGGTGAATATCTGCGGAAGTTGCGGTTTGGGTGGAAGCCCGACCTATCGCGACGGAAGTTACGAATACTACACTACCGAAAAGATCAATACCAACGATACCAAAGGTGTTGCTCCATTTATTTTAGCTGCCATTGAAACGGACAAATAAACCTCGCTGCAAATAATAACGAAGGCTCTGATTTTACCAATCAGGGCCTTTATTTTTTCTCCACAACACGGGCACGCCAGCTGTTCTCATTTAGCACGAGCGACGAATCATTGCAACGAATGGCAGTATTAGCTGGTACACCAAGGGAAATAAAAAAGAGGTTTTGAATGAACGAATTCAACAAAACCTCTCCAAATAATCAATTACCAATTATCATAAAAACAAAAACTATCCTATTTCATCAATGGGATCCAAACGCTCATCTCCCCTTTCCCCCGGTTATCCCAAGCGTAGTAAGGCACAAAACGGAGCGGAATCCGTGTTTCTTTTTCATCCAAATTTACAGGTTGATACAACTTGTTTTTCCAGCTGCTATCGCCAAGTAAAACACCTTCGCCTTTCAACGCGACCAGTCTCGCACCATCAATTTCAATCGCCTCCAAGTTCAGTTCCGAAGCCGCATCAACAGCAACATTGAACACATCAACTCCTACAGGCAAATCAGCTGTTTCCACGCAATACACCACAGGGCCGCGTTGCACCGCTACCAAGCCCCGGTTGGCTTCAACCATCGGGTTGGTTGCCATCAGCTGCACCGGCATCGGCATGTTCAAACTGATTTGATCGCCCTTTTTCCATTTGCGCGTGACAGCCACATAAGTTCCCGGTTGACCGTCGGTTGCCACCGGCTCACCATTCACCTTTAATTCAGTCCCATTGCACCAAGCCGGAATACGCAGGTGAACGCTCATTTCCTTTTTCAATGTTTTTTGAATCGTCAGCACAACCGCTCCATCCCAGGGATAATCTGTTTGTTGGCTGAGTTGGAGAGCGTCGCCGTCTTCCAAAGTGGTGTTCAAATCATTGGCACCGTAGAAATTCACATACAAACCGTCTTTCGACAAACTGTACATGTAATTGCTGATTTCGGCAACCGTACGGGCGGTATTTGGAGGACAGCAGTTGCAGTAGGTGATATACGGCTCGCGATCTTTCGACCAGCGCAAATCATGCGAAACCTCGTCGGCCACGGCCAGCGGGTTGGCGTAGAAATGACGAATACCATCAAGGCTCACCGCTCCCAGCAGACTGTTGTACATCACTTGCTCCATCACATCGGCATATTTGGCGTCAGCTGTAACCTGCAACATGCGCCAGTTCCAAAGCAAGTTGCCAATATTGGCGCACGATTCATTATGCGCCGTCAGGTTCGGCAACTCGTAATCCTCGCCGTAGGCCTGATGAACCTGCTGAATCGACGGTTGATCGTAAGTGGTTCCGTTTGGCGAAACGCCATCGTACAAGGCCCCACAGGCACCGGTGATGTACATTTTATTTTCAACCAGGTCGTGCCAAATCGAATCAAGCGCCGTCATCAATGTCTCGTCCCCGGTTTCGGCATACACATCGGCAGCTCCGGCGTAGAGGTAATTGGCACGAACGGCATGGCCCTGCGCCTTGGTTTGCTCGCGAAAAGGAATGCGATCCTGGTTATGATCATGTCCCTCTTCAACCTGGTCGCGGATATCAATCAGTCCTTTTGCGAGCTCCAGGTAACGCGGGTCACCCAAGGTGCGGTACATTTCCGTTACGCCCATGTAATGTGACGGACAAATAGCATTTTGCGCCAACTCGTAAGCATGATTTTTATAGTAATCGTAAAGGAAATCAGTTGCTTTTATCGCAATGTCGAGCAGGTTGCGTTTTCCCGTCAGGCGATAATGCACACAAGCCGCTGTCATCAGATGCCCCATGTTGTAGGTTTCAAAATCCATCCGCTCGGCAAACTCGGCTCTTTGTTCCGGATGCTCCCGCTCTTTGATCATCACCGGGGTGTGAATATAACCATCGGCACGCTGCGTCATACCAATCACGGCGATGATCGAATCGATCTTTTGATTCAGGGCTTGATCGTTGTTTTCAGCAGCAATCACAATGGCCGCTTCCAGCATTTTGTAAAAGTCGCCATCGTGAAACGGAGGGCCAATATGCTCGCCATCTTTCAGTCCTGCCGCAATCTCAAAGTTGGCAAAACCATGACTGATTGAATCGTTCAGATACATATCGAGCATGTGCGGTATCATACTGTCTTCGCAAACCCGGTACCGATCGGCCCAAAAACCGGTCGTCCAGCGCACATCGGTCAGATTCACCGATTCCAGTTTCGCGAACTTGCTTTTCGAGGTATCTACCAGGCCTTTGTACTGTGCCTGCACAAAGGAAACAGCCAACAGCAGTAAAATTGACGTGATTGAATATTTGAACATGACTTAGTTTGAGTTTTGAATTTGAAATGAATACGTGCCGGAACCAACTTCAACGACCAGATAATCCCCATCGCGTCCGGCAATCGCTATATCTTTTCGGTTTGAAATTGGCTTTCCGTTTTCCGAAACCGAAGTTGCGTCATTGGCCAGCAAGTAAATTTTTGCTGAAGTATTGGCCGGTACCTCCACCGTTTGCACAAAGGCATCTTCTTTTCGCTCCCATCCCGACCGAATTTCTCCATAAATGGACTGATAATTCGCCTTGGCAAATTGTAGCTGTTCCGTTGGCACTGGTTTAACGACGAATTTTTTATAGCCTGCCACAGCAGGATCTTCCTGCAACCCGGCCACCGTTTGATAAAGCCAGTTGCCCACTGCCCCGTAAGCATAGTGGTTGAAGGAGTTCATCCCCACATCCTGGAACGAGCCGTCGGGCTTGATGCAATCCCAGCGCTCCCAAATGGTAGTCGCCCCTTTGGTTACCGGGTACAACCACGACGGATAACGTTTATTGAAAAGCAATTTGTAGGCAACATCCGGATAGCCGTAATCGCTCAGGGCCTGGCACAAAAGAGGTGTTCCAACAAAGCCGGTTGTCAGGTGACCAAAATGATTCACATCGTCGGCCAGGCGTTTGGCCACAACCGGAACTAAGTTTTCCGGAAGCAGTTTAAAGCACAAGGCCAACACGTAGGCAGTCTGTGTGCCCGAAGTCAAGCGACCAGTTTCGGTAACAAACTCCCGGTTAAAAGCTTCTTTTATTTTGGGCAGAATAGCCGCATAACGAGCAGCATCTTCCTTCTTGCCCAGGATTTCAGCAGTCTTTTGCATCAATCCGGTTGTGTGATAGAAATAAGCCGTTGCAATCAGCTCTTTATCTGTATTTGCTCCCGCATAACCATAGTCAGGTGCATTGTAGTAGTACGAATAATACTCGGCAAAAGCCAGCCAGTCGCCAAAGTGGAATCCTGCACTGAACACATAGTTGTCGCCCGATTCGCGAATCATGTATTCTTCCCAGCCTTTCATCGAGGCATACTGCCGTTCCAGAATTCCGGTATCGCCGTATGCCCGGTATACCGTCCACGGAATAATCACCGACGCATCGGCCCAGGCTGTTGCTCCAAAGCCATCCGACCAACCGGTACCGCCGCCGTCTTTCACCACATTAGGCACGACCCAAGGCACACTGCCATTCTCTTTTTGGTCCACCGGAAAATCTTGCATCCACTTGGTGTAAAATGAAGCTGCGTCGACATTGAAACAGGCTGTTGGTGCAAAAACCTGTGCATCGCCGGTCCAACCCAAACGCTCATCACGCTGCGGACAATCGGTTGGCACATCGAGGAAATTACCGCGCAGTCCCCATTGAATATTCTTTTGCAGGCGATTCACCAAAGTATCCGAGCAAACAAAATCGCCGGTTTCCGTCATCGCCGAATGCACCACGCAAGCTTC harbors:
- the pdxA gene encoding 4-hydroxythreonine-4-phosphate dehydrogenase PdxA; its protein translation is MKDKIILAVTMGDPAGIGPEIAAKAFADPTVFDKCLPLLVGNVEVMEEAIKLTGVDLKINPIKDVKEAKLSFGTIDIYDIPVDKSKITHGKVTAEAGDLAFRAVRKAIELAMNGDVDGTVTGPIHKEAINLAGHHFSGHTEIYAHFTGTEKYTMLLADEKIKVTHVSTHVSLRQACDLVKKQRVLDVIRLTNDALKRIGIANPRIGVAGLNPHAGDGGLFGSEETEEILPAINEAKHLGIQVAGPYPPDTLFALANGGSFDGCVAMYHDQGHIPFKLVGFIWDEEKQAMKSVKGVNITLGLPIIRTSVDHGTAFEIAGKGIASPDALVFAMDYAIKLYQNQ
- a CDS encoding LacI family DNA-binding transcriptional regulator, producing MASMNEVAKRAGVSIATVSRVLNNSESVNEETRMKILKAIKELKYQPSRVAKRLRSKSGAGNLLGVLIPDIQNPFYVDVLRGIEDVAYQNNYVIIMCNFSQDEKKEAMYLEILESEAIDGLIAAPAHEDDQRVKKIVRNGLPVVCVDRGLKGMDVDVVWVNNLESAYQAVSFMIEKGYKRIAHIGGLPTIPSSRLRLEGYRNAMQDHGLELDENLIIQGDSSYASGMQVTEKLLNMKNPPDALFTGNNLITLGALEVINGRKLQIPKDIAVLGFDDMNWSNALNPPLTAVRQPAYEIGKRAGELLIQRIKDPKRPCIHMTLNSELKVRHSC
- a CDS encoding glycoside hydrolase family 88/105 protein, encoding MKYFAYLCLLTIFTACSSGSKPKVEESPEPVKWSIKMADAVMTRSDSLGYYNGRTRRGWSYDVALLGMAIDKLGNIDPKYSAYMKTDIDAMVDENGNVARYDSTKFNIDYVNPAKNLLILWEKTGDEKYKKAVGQFVRQMENHPKTKTGGYWHKKIYPWQIWLDGVYMGMPFLTEYAKDFNDPRWFDVATHEIILVHEKTLDPTTGLLYHAWDESKEQKWANPETGQSPHFWSRAMGWYVMAIVDVLDYLPEDHKDRAEIIKILQETCDALLKVRDPKSGAWYQVLDQGGREGNYLEGSGTAMYIYAFAKGAKKGYLDPKYKEIAADAFDDMVKTFIVTGDDGLPNMVNICGSCGLGGSPTYRDGSYEYYTTEKINTNDTKGVAPFILAAIETDK
- a CDS encoding iron-containing alcohol dehydrogenase, giving the protein MELIKLNTPSQLVIGDGSLAQFFEDFVKKGYQRLFVLSIPVVRPLLQAYFDQLGQAGILVQVNEQIAAEPSFAEVEGILAEAREFKTDAVAGIGGGSVLDAAKFIAAQLENTQTTSEIIGIGNLKGRSTYLACLPTTAGTGSEVSPNAIFLDTTDNEKKGVISPFLMPDAAYIDPLLTVGVPPAVTAFTGIDAFTHCLEAFINRFAHPVIDRFALDGMQLIFKNLKKAYDQGDDLEARAAVALGSVYGGMCLGPVNTAAVHALAYPLGSKYKIAHGLSNAVMLPYVLEYNLPAATERFAIIAKTIGVEACSSDEEYAAKGIEAIKNWIVDLNIPLKLSALEIPEAALEDIATSALKVQRLLRNNVREISFDDALEIYRKAY
- a CDS encoding alpha-L-rhamnosidase — protein: MINLLKKRLTIASSLLCVAFTFLFVDGSAMGGNQTKLAAVNLRTEYKHNPIGLGMANPRLSWEMQDSERGSMQQAYQIRCAATAAELKNKADLLWNTDWVESDQSNQLAYAGQKLASGERVYWQVRIRNNRGKESAWSEPVFFELGLLSHADWKAQWIEPKLDEDVSKSTPSPYLRRTFQAPKPISKATAFVTCHGLYELSMNGSKVSDDLFTPGWTSYQERLQYQAYDVTGLLAKGENAIGVVLGDGWYRGFLVWQGNKNTYGENVALLFQLQIEYADGTSEMICSDENWKAGTGPILKSDIYNGETYDARLEQTGWNTAGFDDREWNGVETKDYGYDNLVASDGVPVQVIQRIQPIEKIITPKGELVFDFGQNLVGWVHFKLKGNKGDKVVLNHAEVLDQEGNFYTANLRVAKAEDEYIFKGDGVESYAPRFTFHGFRYVKISDYPGEVTVDDLEACVVHSAMTETGDFVCSDTLVNRLQKNIQWGLRGNFLDVPTDCPQRDERLGWTGDAQVFAPTACFNVDAASFYTKWMQDFPVDQKENGSVPWVVPNVVKDGGGTGWSDGFGATAWADASVIIPWTVYRAYGDTGILERQYASMKGWEEYMIRESGDNYVFSAGFHFGDWLAFAEYYSYYYNAPDYGYAGANTDKELIATAYFYHTTGLMQKTAEILGKKEDAARYAAILPKIKEAFNREFVTETGRLTSGTQTAYVLALCFKLLPENLVPVVAKRLADDVNHFGHLTTGFVGTPLLCQALSDYGYPDVAYKLLFNKRYPSWLYPVTKGATTIWERWDCIKPDGSFQDVGMNSFNHYAYGAVGNWLYQTVAGLQEDPAVAGYKKFVVKPVPTEQLQFAKANYQSIYGEIRSGWERKEDAFVQTVEVPANTSAKIYLLANDATSVSENGKPISNRKDIAIAGRDGDYLVVEVGSGTYSFQIQNSN
- a CDS encoding aceric acid hydrolase produces the protein MFKYSITSILLLLAVSFVQAQYKGLVDTSKSKFAKLESVNLTDVRWTTGFWADRYRVCEDSMIPHMLDMYLNDSISHGFANFEIAAGLKDGEHIGPPFHDGDFYKMLEAAIVIAAENNDQALNQKIDSIIAVIGMTQRADGYIHTPVMIKEREHPEQRAEFAERMDFETYNMGHLMTAACVHYRLTGKRNLLDIAIKATDFLYDYYKNHAYELAQNAICPSHYMGVTEMYRTLGDPRYLELAKGLIDIRDQVEEGHDHNQDRIPFREQTKAQGHAVRANYLYAGAADVYAETGDETLMTALDSIWHDLVENKMYITGACGALYDGVSPNGTTYDQPSIQQVHQAYGEDYELPNLTAHNESCANIGNLLWNWRMLQVTADAKYADVMEQVMYNSLLGAVSLDGIRHFYANPLAVADEVSHDLRWSKDREPYITYCNCCPPNTARTVAEISNYMYSLSKDGLYVNFYGANDLNTTLEDGDALQLSQQTDYPWDGAVVLTIQKTLKKEMSVHLRIPAWCNGTELKVNGEPVATDGQPGTYVAVTRKWKKGDQISLNMPMPVQLMATNPMVEANRGLVAVQRGPVVYCVETADLPVGVDVFNVAVDAASELNLEAIEIDGARLVALKGEGVLLGDSSWKNKLYQPVNLDEKETRIPLRFVPYYAWDNRGKGEMSVWIPLMK
- a CDS encoding dihydrodipicolinate synthase family protein, whose protein sequence is MKKNNPYKGVIVPMISPLKDDLTVDQEAVKWIVGNFLNYNVAPFIAGTTGEASSLSFQQKKDLVEATVEVAKGKAVVYAGISSNCLPESIEMAKCFADMGADVVVANVPSYYPLTDAQAARFCEQLADASPAPLIFYNITATTGYSIPLDIIEKLSYHPNVVGLKDSERDEKRLDQALDLWRDREDFVHLIGWAAMSGYALKNGSDGIVPSTGNFTPKLYADLYANALNGNWEQVEQLQQLTNNLGALYQKGRTLGESLAALKVIMDEQGLCGTQVMPPIYRMENGVEADYRKEVKAFLSNLNL